A stretch of Sinorhizobium meliloti DNA encodes these proteins:
- a CDS encoding MFS transporter translates to MSEDVLSADIGPTNIGPANVGKSRNRVSATEIALAVGGFGIGTGEFAIMGLLPQVADDVAVSVPAAGAVISAYALGVVVGAPLIAVLAARFARFHVLLVLMAVFALGNFASAVAPSFHPLVAARFFAGLPHGAYFGVAALVAAGLAAPNQRARAVGRVMMGLTIATLFGTPLVAWFGQALGWRSAFAIVGGISLMTMVLIWLHVPRDRGDPQATPLRELSALGSLQVWLLLGICAIGCGGMFAVFTYIAPALTQVAGVSVANVPVMLSVFGAGMILGNIVGSRLADWSLTRAIGIALVFNVFAYILFYFTMTSPWMAIVNVLFIGGGFAVVPGVQTRLMDVAGKAQTLAAALSHSAFNFANALGAWLGGIAIAAGYGWTSPGLVGAVLGIGGFAIFLASVIVDRRRTGRVA, encoded by the coding sequence ATGTCCGAAGATGTCCTTTCCGCCGATATCGGCCCCACGAATATTGGCCCCGCGAACGTGGGCAAATCCCGTAACAGGGTTTCCGCGACGGAAATCGCGCTGGCAGTCGGTGGTTTCGGTATCGGTACCGGCGAATTCGCCATCATGGGCCTGTTGCCTCAGGTCGCAGACGACGTCGCCGTCTCGGTGCCGGCGGCGGGCGCCGTCATCAGCGCCTACGCGCTCGGCGTGGTCGTCGGCGCGCCGTTGATCGCGGTACTTGCGGCGCGGTTCGCCCGCTTTCATGTGCTGCTGGTATTGATGGCCGTCTTTGCATTGGGCAATTTCGCGTCCGCCGTTGCGCCAAGTTTCCACCCGCTCGTCGCCGCGCGCTTCTTCGCGGGCCTGCCGCACGGCGCCTATTTCGGCGTGGCGGCACTGGTCGCGGCAGGACTTGCGGCACCAAACCAGCGGGCGCGCGCAGTCGGTCGGGTCATGATGGGCCTGACGATCGCCACTCTTTTCGGCACGCCGCTCGTCGCCTGGTTCGGCCAGGCGCTCGGATGGCGCAGCGCCTTCGCGATCGTCGGCGGCATCAGCCTCATGACGATGGTCCTGATCTGGCTCCACGTGCCGCGGGACAGGGGCGATCCGCAGGCGACGCCGCTGCGGGAACTGAGCGCGCTGGGGAGCCTCCAGGTCTGGTTGCTGCTCGGTATCTGTGCGATCGGTTGCGGCGGAATGTTCGCCGTCTTCACCTATATCGCACCGGCGCTGACCCAGGTCGCGGGCGTTTCCGTCGCCAATGTGCCCGTCATGCTGTCGGTCTTCGGCGCCGGCATGATCCTCGGCAATATCGTGGGTTCGCGGCTCGCCGATTGGTCGCTCACGCGCGCCATCGGCATCGCGCTCGTCTTCAACGTCTTCGCCTACATCCTCTTCTATTTCACCATGACAAGCCCCTGGATGGCGATCGTCAACGTGCTTTTCATCGGCGGCGGCTTCGCCGTCGTTCCGGGCGTCCAGACCCGCCTGATGGACGTCGCCGGAAAGGCGCAGACGCTCGCGGCAGCCCTCAGTCATTCCGCCTTCAATTTCGCCAATGCCCTCGGCGCCTGGCTCGGCGGCATTGCCATCGCCGCCGGTTACGGCTGGACTTCGCCGGGGCTCGTCGGCGCCGTGCTCGGCATAGGCGGTTTCGCCATCTTCCTCGCTTCGGTGATCGTGGATCGCCGGCGGACGGGGCGCGTAGCCTGA
- a CDS encoding long-chain fatty acid--CoA ligase — protein MAEASTQQAGSSTAKIWLGSYPPGVPAEIGPLTYRSIGEFFDHAVAQYSWRPAFTCMGKALTFSDLNTHSAKIGAWLQSLGLAKGDRVAVMMPNILQNPVIVYGILRAGFTVVNVNPLYTPRELEHQLVDAGAKAIFVLENFAHTVEQVLARTEVKHVVVASMGDMLGAKGAIVNLVVRRVKKLVPAWSIPGHLSFKTVLAKGATLGFKRPNVAPGDVAFLQYTGGTTGVSKGATLTHANLLSNMAQMELWLNTAFLRKPRPESLTFMCALPLYHIFALTVNSLMGLATGGNNILIPNPRDIPAFVKELGRYRTNIFPGLNTLFNALMNNSEFRKLDFSSLILTFGGGMAVQRPVAERWLELTGCPIHEGYGLSETSPVATANRLDTDDFTGTIGIPLPSTEVEIRDEDGRTLPVGEIGEICIRGPQVMAGYWQRPEETARAISPDGFFRTGDVGFMNAEGLTKIVDRKKDMILVSGFNVFPNEIEEVAATHPGILECAAIGVADPHSGEAVKLFVVRKDPNLTEEEVKRHCAASLTNYKRPRYVEFRTELPKSNVGKILRKDLRG, from the coding sequence ATGGCGGAAGCAAGCACGCAACAGGCGGGCTCCAGCACGGCGAAGATTTGGCTTGGATCCTACCCGCCGGGCGTGCCGGCCGAAATCGGCCCGCTCACCTATCGATCCATCGGCGAATTCTTCGATCACGCGGTTGCGCAATATTCCTGGCGCCCCGCATTCACCTGCATGGGCAAGGCACTGACCTTCTCCGATCTCAATACGCATTCGGCGAAAATCGGCGCCTGGCTGCAGTCGCTGGGGCTCGCGAAGGGCGATCGGGTTGCGGTGATGATGCCCAACATCCTTCAAAATCCGGTCATCGTCTATGGGATCCTGCGAGCCGGCTTCACCGTCGTCAACGTCAATCCGCTCTATACGCCGCGCGAACTGGAGCACCAGTTGGTGGATGCCGGCGCCAAGGCGATCTTCGTGCTTGAGAATTTCGCTCATACGGTCGAGCAGGTGCTGGCCCGCACGGAGGTCAAGCATGTCGTGGTCGCCAGCATGGGCGACATGCTTGGTGCGAAGGGGGCAATCGTCAATCTGGTGGTGCGCCGCGTCAAGAAGCTCGTCCCCGCCTGGTCGATTCCAGGTCACCTTTCGTTCAAGACGGTTCTTGCCAAGGGCGCGACGCTCGGCTTCAAGCGCCCGAACGTAGCGCCGGGAGATGTCGCCTTCCTGCAATATACGGGCGGCACCACCGGTGTTTCCAAGGGCGCAACGCTGACGCACGCCAATCTCCTGTCCAACATGGCCCAGATGGAGCTGTGGCTGAACACGGCCTTCCTGCGCAAGCCGCGCCCGGAGAGCCTCACCTTCATGTGCGCGCTTCCGCTCTACCATATCTTCGCGCTCACGGTGAATTCGCTGATGGGACTGGCAACCGGCGGCAACAACATCCTGATACCGAACCCGCGCGACATCCCCGCCTTCGTCAAGGAGCTCGGCAGGTACAGGACGAACATCTTTCCGGGGCTGAACACGCTCTTCAACGCGTTGATGAACAATTCCGAATTCCGCAAACTCGACTTCTCTTCCCTGATCCTGACCTTCGGCGGCGGCATGGCGGTGCAGCGGCCGGTCGCCGAGCGCTGGCTGGAGCTGACCGGCTGCCCGATCCATGAGGGCTACGGACTTTCCGAGACGTCGCCGGTCGCCACCGCCAACCGCCTCGACACCGACGATTTCACCGGCACGATCGGCATACCGCTGCCCTCGACGGAGGTCGAGATCCGCGACGAGGACGGGCGCACGCTTCCCGTCGGCGAAATCGGTGAGATCTGCATTCGCGGGCCGCAGGTGATGGCGGGTTACTGGCAGCGCCCCGAGGAAACGGCCAGGGCCATTTCGCCGGACGGCTTCTTCCGCACCGGGGATGTCGGCTTCATGAACGCCGAGGGACTGACGAAGATCGTCGATCGGAAGAAGGACATGATCCTCGTCTCGGGATTCAACGTGTTCCCCAACGAGATCGAGGAAGTGGCGGCGACCCATCCCGGCATCCTCGAATGCGCCGCAATCGGCGTTGCCGACCCGCATTCCGGCGAGGCGGTCAAGCTCTTCGTCGTGCGCAAGGACCCGAACCTCACCGAAGAAGAGGTCAAGCGCCACTGTGCCGCCAGCCTCACCAACTACAAGCGGCCGCGATACGTGGAATTCCGCACCGAACTGCCCAAGTCGAACGTCGGCAAGATCCTGCGCAAGGACCTGCGCGGATAG
- the pgi gene encoding glucose-6-phosphate isomerase, giving the protein MKALVENLKATARETDATDIRAAFAADPNRFSRFSTAFDDLLFDYSKCAVNDRIIDGLEALAKAAKVEEKRDAMFRGDIINITEERAVLHTALRNRSNRPVLVDGKDVMPDVNAVLEAMGKFADDIRSGALKGATGKKITDVVNIGIGGSDLGPVMATLALAPFHDGPRLHFVSNVDGAHIADTLTLLDPETSLFIVASKTFTTIETMTNAATARAFIAGKLGEAAVGHHFAAVSTALDKVGAFGIDAARVFGFWDWVGGRYSIWSAIGLPLMIAIGKENFGRFLDGGHAIDEHFRSAPLRQNIPMLLGLIGFYNRNVLGYPSRAILPYDQRLTRFPAYLQQLDMESNGKGVTLDSQPVEFSTGPVVWGEPGTNGQHAFYQLIHQGTDVIPAEFMIAANGHEKDLRHQHQLLMANCLAQSEALMKGRTLAEAKAQLTSKGMDDAKADKIAPHRVFTGNRPSLTIVYDQLDPFALGRLIALYEHRVFVEGALFNINSFDQWGVELGKELATGLLPVIEGKESAEGHDSSTAGLVAALLKAAR; this is encoded by the coding sequence ATGAAAGCGCTTGTCGAAAACCTGAAAGCCACTGCACGCGAGACCGATGCGACCGATATCCGCGCCGCCTTCGCGGCCGATCCGAACCGTTTCTCGCGCTTCAGCACGGCGTTCGACGACCTCCTCTTCGACTATTCCAAATGCGCGGTGAACGACAGGATCATCGACGGGCTCGAAGCGCTCGCCAAGGCGGCGAAGGTCGAGGAAAAGCGCGATGCCATGTTCCGCGGCGATATCATCAACATCACCGAGGAGCGCGCGGTTCTGCATACGGCGCTGCGGAACAGGTCGAACCGGCCGGTCCTCGTGGACGGGAAGGACGTCATGCCGGACGTCAATGCCGTGCTCGAGGCAATGGGCAAGTTCGCTGACGATATCCGCTCCGGTGCCTTGAAAGGAGCCACGGGCAAGAAGATCACCGATGTCGTCAATATCGGTATCGGCGGTTCGGATCTCGGCCCGGTCATGGCGACGCTGGCGCTTGCCCCCTTCCACGACGGGCCGCGGCTGCACTTCGTTTCCAACGTCGACGGCGCCCACATCGCCGACACGCTGACGCTGCTCGATCCCGAGACCTCTCTCTTCATCGTCGCCTCCAAGACCTTCACCACGATCGAGACGATGACCAATGCGGCGACCGCCCGCGCCTTCATCGCCGGCAAGCTCGGCGAGGCGGCGGTAGGCCATCACTTCGCAGCCGTCTCCACCGCCCTCGACAAGGTCGGCGCCTTCGGCATCGATGCCGCCCGCGTCTTCGGCTTCTGGGACTGGGTCGGCGGACGCTATTCCATCTGGTCGGCGATCGGACTGCCGTTGATGATCGCGATCGGCAAGGAGAATTTCGGCCGCTTCCTAGACGGCGGCCATGCGATCGACGAGCATTTCCGCAGCGCGCCGCTTCGTCAGAACATCCCCATGCTGCTTGGGCTCATCGGCTTCTACAATCGCAACGTTCTCGGCTATCCGTCGCGGGCGATCCTGCCCTACGACCAGCGGCTGACGCGCTTTCCGGCCTATCTGCAGCAGCTCGACATGGAATCGAACGGCAAGGGCGTGACGCTCGACAGCCAGCCGGTCGAATTCTCGACCGGTCCCGTCGTCTGGGGCGAGCCCGGCACCAACGGCCAGCATGCCTTCTATCAGCTCATCCACCAGGGAACCGATGTCATTCCCGCCGAGTTCATGATCGCGGCGAATGGCCATGAAAAAGACCTGCGCCACCAGCACCAGCTCCTGATGGCGAACTGCCTGGCGCAGTCGGAAGCGCTGATGAAGGGGCGTACGCTGGCGGAGGCCAAGGCGCAGCTGACCTCCAAGGGCATGGACGATGCTAAGGCCGACAAGATCGCACCGCACCGCGTCTTCACCGGAAACCGGCCGTCGCTGACCATCGTCTACGACCAGCTCGACCCCTTCGCGCTCGGCCGTCTGATCGCGCTTTACGAACATCGCGTCTTTGTCGAAGGCGCGCTCTTCAACATCAATTCCTTCGACCAGTGGGGCGTCGAGCTCGGCAAGGAACTGGCGACCGGCCTGCTGCCCGTCATCGAAGGCAAGGAAAGCGCCGAGGGCCACGATTCCTCGACCGCCGGCCTCGTTGCCGCGCTGCTGAAGGCGGCACGCTGA
- a CDS encoding carbohydrate kinase family protein: MIVCCGEALIDMLPRETTAGESAFAPYAGGAIFNTAVALGRLGVPTGFFTGLSDDMFGDILRATLKAANVDFAPCATLPLHTTLAFVKLVDGHASYAFFDESTAGRMITAEHLPALGDFCEALHFGAISLIPEPCGSTYEALMAREHEKRVISFDPNIRPGFIKDREAHVGRMNRMAAMSDIVKFSDEDLAWFGMEGSHDALAAEWLKRGPKLVLITRGADGAVGYTNGHKVEVASERVEVVDTVGAGDTFDAGVLASLKFNNLLTKERVASLTDEAIRQALTLAAKAAAVTVSRAGANPPWRHELGL, encoded by the coding sequence ATGATCGTTTGCTGCGGAGAGGCCCTGATCGACATGCTGCCGCGGGAGACGACGGCGGGCGAGAGCGCCTTTGCGCCCTATGCGGGCGGCGCGATCTTCAACACGGCCGTCGCGCTCGGCCGGCTCGGCGTCCCCACAGGCTTTTTCACCGGCCTTTCGGACGATATGTTCGGAGACATCCTGCGCGCGACGCTCAAGGCCGCGAATGTCGATTTCGCTCCCTGCGCCACGCTGCCGCTGCACACGACGCTTGCCTTCGTGAAGCTCGTCGACGGGCATGCGAGTTACGCCTTCTTCGACGAGAGCACGGCCGGGCGGATGATCACTGCGGAGCACCTTCCGGCGCTCGGAGATTTCTGCGAGGCGCTGCATTTCGGCGCGATCAGCCTCATTCCCGAGCCCTGCGGCTCCACCTATGAGGCGCTGATGGCGCGGGAGCACGAAAAACGGGTGATCTCCTTCGATCCGAATATCCGCCCCGGCTTCATCAAAGACCGGGAGGCGCATGTCGGACGCATGAACCGAATGGCGGCCATGTCGGATATCGTCAAGTTCTCCGACGAGGACCTCGCCTGGTTCGGCATGGAGGGCAGCCACGACGCACTCGCAGCCGAATGGCTGAAACGCGGCCCGAAACTGGTGCTGATCACCCGCGGCGCGGACGGCGCCGTCGGTTATACGAACGGCCACAAGGTCGAGGTCGCGAGCGAACGGGTCGAGGTCGTCGATACGGTCGGCGCGGGCGACACTTTCGACGCCGGGGTGCTGGCCTCGCTGAAGTTCAACAACCTCCTGACCAAGGAGAGGGTGGCAAGCCTGACCGACGAGGCGATCCGCCAGGCCCTGACGCTCGCAGCGAAGGCTGCGGCCGTCACTGTTTCGCGCGCAGGCGCCAATCCGCCCTGGCGACACGAACTCGGGCTCTGA
- a CDS encoding orotate phosphoribosyltransferase, whose protein sequence is MFSNAFTDKAVMAELVAKMLWEIKAVHFRADEPYRLASGMASPVYIDCRKLVSYPRIRSAVMDFAAATILREAGFEQFDVVAGGETAGIPFAAMLAERLGLPMIYVRKAPKGHGRNAQIEGYMPEGARVLVIEDLTTAGGSMFKFIDAIRAAGGVVEHGIALFYYDIFPEARGNMKSKGVDLHYIATWRNVLAVARELALFDEKTLNEVEAFLNAPLDWSGRNGGVRALAVQ, encoded by the coding sequence ATGTTTTCGAACGCATTCACCGACAAGGCCGTGATGGCCGAGCTGGTCGCGAAGATGCTCTGGGAAATCAAGGCCGTGCATTTTCGCGCCGACGAGCCCTACAGGCTCGCCTCCGGCATGGCGAGCCCGGTCTATATCGACTGCCGCAAGCTGGTCTCCTATCCGCGCATCCGCTCGGCGGTCATGGATTTCGCTGCCGCCACGATCCTCCGCGAAGCCGGTTTCGAGCAGTTCGACGTGGTGGCCGGCGGCGAGACCGCCGGTATTCCCTTCGCGGCAATGCTTGCCGAGCGTCTTGGCCTGCCGATGATCTATGTACGCAAGGCGCCGAAGGGGCACGGCCGCAACGCCCAGATAGAGGGCTATATGCCTGAGGGTGCGCGTGTCCTTGTCATCGAGGATCTGACGACCGCCGGCGGCTCGATGTTCAAGTTCATCGATGCGATCCGCGCGGCCGGCGGCGTGGTCGAGCACGGCATCGCCCTCTTCTACTATGACATCTTCCCGGAGGCGCGCGGCAACATGAAGTCGAAGGGCGTCGACCTGCACTACATCGCCACCTGGCGCAACGTGCTTGCCGTCGCGCGCGAACTGGCGCTGTTCGACGAGAAGACACTGAACGAGGTCGAAGCCTTCCTCAATGCTCCGCTCGACTGGTCGGGCCGAAACGGGGGCGTCAGGGCGCTCGCGGTCCAGTAA
- the pyrC gene encoding dihydroorotase, translating into MQDLVIRRPDDWHLHLRDGGILRGVIADTSRHFARAIIMPNLVPPVVTSADAAAYRERILAAIPAGDRFEPLMTLYLTEGTDPGDVEAGFRSGLVKAVKLYPAGATTNSSSGVRDIDKAMPVLERMAEIGLPLCVHGEVTTAEVDIFDREAVFIETVLDPLRRRLPDLRITMEHVTTKDGVDYIREHAANLAGSITTHHLIINRNAILVGGIKPHYYCLPVAKREAHRLALRQAAISGDVRFFLGTDSAPHVDPLKECACGCAGIYTSINTLSCLAHVFEEEGALDRLEAFTSLNGPAWYGLPANEETITLRKQEEPVSYPARIETEAGPVTVFDPMFPLHWAVTQA; encoded by the coding sequence ATGCAAGACCTCGTTATACGCCGCCCTGATGATTGGCATCTTCACCTTCGCGACGGCGGCATCCTGCGCGGCGTGATTGCCGATACGAGCCGCCATTTCGCGCGCGCCATCATCATGCCCAATCTGGTGCCGCCCGTGGTGACCTCCGCCGATGCGGCCGCCTATCGCGAGCGCATCCTCGCCGCCATTCCCGCAGGGGACCGGTTCGAGCCGCTGATGACGCTGTATCTTACCGAGGGCACCGATCCGGGAGATGTGGAAGCCGGGTTCAGGAGCGGCCTCGTCAAGGCCGTCAAGCTCTATCCGGCCGGCGCCACAACCAATTCGTCGAGCGGCGTCCGCGATATCGACAAGGCCATGCCGGTGCTCGAGCGCATGGCCGAGATCGGCCTGCCGCTCTGCGTCCATGGCGAGGTGACGACGGCCGAGGTCGACATTTTCGACCGCGAGGCGGTCTTCATCGAAACCGTTCTCGACCCGCTCCGCCGGCGCCTGCCCGATCTCAGGATCACCATGGAGCATGTGACGACGAAGGACGGCGTCGACTACATCCGCGAGCATGCGGCCAATCTTGCCGGCTCCATCACCACCCATCACCTGATCATCAACCGCAACGCCATCCTCGTCGGCGGCATCAAGCCGCATTACTACTGTCTGCCGGTGGCGAAGCGCGAGGCGCATCGGCTGGCGCTTCGCCAGGCGGCGATCTCGGGCGACGTCCGCTTCTTCCTGGGCACGGACTCTGCCCCGCATGTCGACCCGCTTAAGGAGTGCGCCTGCGGCTGTGCCGGCATCTACACATCGATCAACACCTTGAGCTGCCTCGCTCACGTCTTCGAGGAAGAGGGTGCGCTCGACCGGCTGGAAGCCTTCACCTCGCTGAACGGCCCCGCCTGGTACGGCCTGCCGGCAAACGAGGAGACGATCACGCTGCGCAAGCAGGAGGAGCCGGTCAGCTACCCTGCCAGGATCGAGACCGAAGCCGGTCCGGTCACGGTTTTCGACCCGATGTTCCCGCTCCACTGGGCCGTGACACAGGCCTGA
- a CDS encoding nucleoside triphosphate hydrolase gives MSVKSLADEILKRTVNSGRFIVAIAGPPGAGKSTLSETLAEAITQAGEKAAVLPMDGFHMDNAVLEEKGLLARKGAPETFDVRSFLATLAAVRADDGEVLVPVFDRSRELAIASARIIAPETRIVLAEGNYLLLDEAPWNGLDGAFDYSIFIDPGLEVLERRLLQRWYDHGYDEDAARSKAYGNDIPNARRVVDSRRPADVVIRDF, from the coding sequence ATGAGCGTCAAATCCCTTGCGGATGAAATCCTGAAGCGGACGGTCAATTCCGGCCGCTTCATCGTCGCCATCGCCGGTCCGCCCGGCGCCGGTAAGTCCACGCTTTCCGAAACGCTTGCGGAGGCGATCACGCAGGCGGGCGAAAAGGCGGCGGTGTTGCCCATGGACGGGTTTCACATGGACAATGCCGTTCTCGAGGAAAAAGGGCTGCTTGCCCGCAAGGGGGCACCCGAGACCTTCGACGTCCGATCCTTTCTCGCAACGCTTGCCGCCGTCCGCGCCGATGACGGCGAGGTTCTCGTCCCGGTCTTCGACCGCTCCCGGGAACTGGCGATTGCCTCGGCGAGGATCATCGCGCCCGAGACGCGTATCGTGCTTGCCGAGGGCAACTACCTGCTGCTCGACGAAGCGCCCTGGAACGGCCTCGACGGCGCTTTCGATTATTCGATCTTCATCGATCCGGGTCTGGAGGTGCTCGAGCGGCGGCTCCTGCAGCGCTGGTACGACCACGGCTATGACGAAGACGCGGCGCGCAGCAAGGCCTATGGCAACGACATACCCAATGCCCGCCGGGTCGTCGACAGCCGCAGGCCGGCGGATGTCGTGATCAGGGACTTTTAG